From the genome of Pantoea alfalfae, one region includes:
- the yeiP gene encoding elongation factor P-like protein YeiP yields MPKANEIKKGMAVTHNGKLLLVKDIDVQSPSARGAATLYKMRFTDVRTGLKVEERFKGDEIIDAISLSRRSVTFSYIDGDEYIFMDDEDYTPYSFKQEQIEEELLFIPEGGIPGIHVLTMEGQVLALELPQTVDMEIVDTSPGIKGASASARTKPAGMSTGLSIQVPEYLSNGDRIRIHIAERRYMGRAD; encoded by the coding sequence ATGCCAAAAGCCAACGAAATTAAAAAAGGGATGGCCGTCACGCACAACGGTAAACTGCTGCTGGTTAAGGATATTGATGTCCAGAGCCCCAGCGCACGCGGTGCCGCCACCCTGTATAAAATGCGCTTTACCGATGTCCGCACCGGTTTAAAAGTCGAAGAGCGCTTCAAGGGCGACGAGATTATTGATGCGATTTCGCTCAGCCGCCGCAGCGTGACCTTCTCTTATATAGATGGTGACGAATACATCTTTATGGATGATGAGGATTACACCCCTTACTCCTTTAAACAGGAGCAGATTGAAGAAGAGCTCCTGTTTATCCCTGAAGGCGGCATCCCAGGCATTCACGTACTGACGATGGAAGGTCAGGTGCTGGCGCTGGAACTGCCACAAACCGTAGACATGGAAATCGTGGATACCTCACCCGGCATTAAAGGCGCTTCCGCCAGCGCCCGAACGAAACCGGCCGGTATGAGCACGGGCCTCTCTATCCAGGTGCCGGAATACCTCAGCAACGGTGATCGCATCCGCATTCATATTGCTGAACGCCGCTACATGGGCCGTGCAGACTAA
- a CDS encoding YkgJ family cysteine cluster protein has product MQCRSQCGACCTAPSISSPIPGMPDGKPANTPCVQLDDTLRCKLFGSPLRPAVCAGLQPAHSMCGDSRHQAMTYLLQLEADTAP; this is encoded by the coding sequence ATGCAATGCCGTAGCCAGTGCGGTGCCTGTTGCACAGCACCTTCGATCTCCTCGCCGATTCCTGGCATGCCTGACGGCAAGCCCGCCAACACGCCCTGTGTTCAGCTTGATGACACACTTCGCTGCAAACTGTTTGGCTCACCACTGCGTCCAGCCGTCTGCGCAGGTCTGCAACCTGCACACAGCATGTGCGGCGATTCGCGCCATCAGGCGATGACCTATCTGCTGCAACTCGAAGCAGATACCGCGCCCTGA
- the fruB gene encoding fused PTS fructose transporter subunit IIA/HPr protein, translating into MFQLELQAIHTGASAQNKEEAIRQVAAALTAAGNVTEGYVNGMLAREQQTSTFLGNGIAIPHGTTDTRDLVLKTGVQVFQFPQGIAWGDDQTAYVAIGIAAKSDEHLALLRQLTHVLSDDSIAEQLKTASAEDLRALLMGEKQAAEFSFDTSLITLNVAASDLITLQAMNAGRLQSAGVVDASYVADVVSTTPLNLGQGIWLSDSSLGNLRSGVAISRAEHAFEHQGEQAALLISVSATDERPLEVLGYLSALLQQGKADRLLKADAAGVYALLTSEVDEQAEVLTAEYTIRNEHGLHARPGTALVSVIKQFNSDITVTNLDGSGKPANGRSLMKVVALGVKKGHRLRFTASGDDAQQALNAIEEAITSGLGEGAS; encoded by the coding sequence ATGTTCCAGCTCGAATTGCAGGCCATCCATACCGGAGCCAGCGCCCAGAACAAAGAAGAGGCCATTCGTCAGGTTGCTGCCGCGTTAACCGCGGCTGGCAATGTGACGGAAGGCTACGTCAACGGCATGCTGGCGCGCGAACAGCAGACCTCCACCTTCCTTGGCAACGGCATCGCTATCCCGCATGGCACCACCGATACCCGCGATCTGGTGCTGAAAACCGGTGTTCAGGTGTTCCAGTTCCCGCAGGGCATTGCCTGGGGCGACGATCAGACCGCCTATGTCGCTATCGGTATTGCTGCTAAGTCAGATGAACATCTGGCGCTGCTGCGTCAGCTGACGCACGTTCTGAGCGATGACTCCATTGCCGAACAGCTTAAAACTGCCTCTGCTGAAGACCTTCGTGCGTTGCTGATGGGCGAGAAACAAGCCGCTGAATTCAGCTTCGACACTTCATTAATTACGCTCAACGTCGCCGCCAGCGATCTGATCACCCTCCAGGCGATGAACGCCGGTCGGCTGCAGTCCGCGGGCGTAGTGGATGCCAGCTACGTCGCAGACGTGGTCTCAACGACGCCGCTGAACCTGGGACAGGGCATCTGGCTCAGCGACAGCAGCCTCGGCAACCTGCGCAGTGGCGTGGCCATCAGCCGCGCTGAACATGCCTTCGAGCATCAGGGCGAACAGGCTGCGCTGCTAATCAGCGTGTCGGCAACCGATGAGCGTCCTCTGGAAGTGCTGGGTTACCTCAGCGCATTACTACAGCAGGGCAAAGCCGATCGTCTGCTGAAAGCCGATGCGGCAGGCGTCTACGCGCTGCTGACCAGCGAAGTCGATGAGCAGGCTGAGGTACTGACCGCCGAATACACCATCCGTAACGAACATGGCCTGCATGCCCGTCCGGGTACCGCACTGGTTAGCGTAATCAAGCAGTTCAACAGCGACATCACTGTGACCAACCTCGACGGCAGCGGTAAACCTGCCAATGGCCGCAGCCTGATGAAAGTGGTTGCGCTGGGCGTGAAAAAAGGCCATCGCCTGCGCTTCACCGCCAGCGGTGACGATGCACAGCAGGCGCTGAACGCGATTGAAGAAGCGATCACCAGCGGTCTGGGTGAGGGGGCATCATGA
- the fruK gene encoding 1-phosphofructokinase — MSRRVATITLNPAYDLVGYTPEIERGEVNLVKTTGLHAAGKGINVAKVLKDLGIDVTVGGFLGKENQDGFQQLFSELGIANRFQVVPGRTRINVKLTEQTGDVTDLNFSGFQVTAQDWDRFTSDSLTWLGQFDMVCVSGSLPEGVDHDAFTRWMTELRTHCPCIIFDSSREALVAGLKAAPWLVKPNRRELEIWAGRKLPTLQDVIGAAHELREQGIAHVVISLGAEGALWVNASGEWIAKPPVCEVVSTVGAGDSMVGGLIYGLLMRESSEHTLRLATAVAAMAVSQSNVGVSDRTQLAAMMARVDLQPVN, encoded by the coding sequence ATGAGCAGACGCGTCGCCACCATCACGCTGAATCCGGCATATGATCTGGTGGGATATACCCCTGAAATTGAACGCGGCGAAGTCAACCTGGTGAAAACCACCGGGCTGCATGCTGCGGGCAAGGGCATCAACGTTGCGAAGGTCCTGAAAGATCTGGGTATCGATGTCACCGTGGGTGGCTTCCTGGGTAAAGAGAATCAGGATGGCTTCCAGCAACTGTTCAGCGAGCTGGGCATTGCTAACCGTTTCCAGGTGGTGCCAGGCCGTACCCGTATCAACGTTAAACTCACTGAACAGACCGGCGACGTGACCGATCTGAATTTCTCCGGTTTTCAGGTCACCGCTCAGGACTGGGATCGTTTTACGAGCGACTCGCTGACCTGGCTGGGCCAGTTCGATATGGTCTGCGTCAGCGGCAGCCTGCCGGAAGGTGTCGATCACGATGCCTTTACCCGCTGGATGACCGAACTGCGCACCCACTGCCCATGCATCATCTTTGACAGCAGCCGCGAGGCGCTGGTGGCAGGCCTGAAAGCCGCACCGTGGCTGGTTAAACCTAACCGTCGTGAGCTGGAAATCTGGGCTGGTCGCAAACTGCCAACGCTGCAGGATGTGATTGGTGCGGCGCACGAACTGCGCGAGCAGGGCATCGCCCATGTGGTGATTTCGCTGGGCGCAGAAGGTGCGCTGTGGGTCAACGCCTCTGGTGAATGGATTGCTAAACCGCCGGTGTGTGAAGTCGTCAGCACCGTGGGTGCAGGTGATTCCATGGTTGGCGGCCTGATTTATGGCCTGCTGATGCGCGAATCCAGCGAACACACGCTGCGTCTTGCGACGGCCGTGGCGGCGATGGCCGTCAGCCAGAGCAATGTTGGCGTTTCCGATCGTACTCAGTTGGCCGCAATGATGGCGCGCGTCGACTTACAACCCGTTAACTGA
- the fruA gene encoding PTS fructose transporter subunit IIBC — protein sequence MKTLLIKDPVLGLASAYMAQQRLAAAAPAAGLTLTDNPADAELAIVLGKNVPDDAALNGKAVWLGDIQLAVGEPETFLNRAKAEAKTWQATAAVATPAGVSAAAPAQNGAPKRVVAVTACPTGVAHTFMAAEAIQAEATRRGWWVKVETRGSVGAGNAITPEEVAAADLVIVAADIEVDLAKFAGKPMYRTSTGLALKKTAQELDKAVAEAKPYKAAAAGQSNSSEEEKKGGAGAYRHLLTGVSYMLPMVVAGGLSIALSFAFGITAFKEQGTLAAALMQIGGGSAFALMVPVLAGFIAFSIADRPGLTPGLIGGMIATSINAGFLGGIIAGFIAGYAAKLISGKVKLPQSMEALKPILIIPLFASLITGLLMIYVVGKPVAGIMNGLTHWLANMGTANAVLLGAILGGMMCTDMGGPVNKVAYAFGVGLLSSQTYAPMAAIMAAGMVPPLAMGLATLVARRKFNKGQQEGGKAALVLGLCFISEGAIPFAARDPMRVLPCCIVGGAVTGAISMAIGAKLMAPHGGLFVLLIPGAITPVIGYLMAIIIGTAIAGLSYAVLKRPEEQLAKA from the coding sequence ATGAAAACGCTGCTGATTAAAGACCCTGTACTGGGACTGGCTTCCGCTTATATGGCGCAACAACGTCTGGCTGCTGCCGCACCTGCTGCGGGCCTGACTCTGACTGATAACCCTGCCGACGCGGAACTGGCGATCGTGCTGGGCAAAAACGTGCCGGACGATGCGGCGCTGAACGGCAAAGCGGTCTGGCTGGGCGATATCCAGCTGGCAGTTGGCGAGCCGGAAACTTTCCTGAACCGGGCGAAAGCCGAAGCCAAAACCTGGCAGGCAACCGCTGCGGTGGCCACACCGGCTGGCGTATCGGCTGCGGCACCGGCTCAGAATGGCGCGCCGAAACGCGTGGTTGCCGTTACCGCCTGTCCGACCGGCGTGGCACACACCTTTATGGCTGCCGAAGCCATTCAGGCTGAAGCGACCCGTCGCGGCTGGTGGGTGAAAGTTGAAACGCGCGGTTCCGTGGGTGCCGGTAATGCGATTACCCCGGAAGAAGTGGCAGCTGCCGATCTGGTGATCGTCGCTGCTGATATCGAAGTCGATCTGGCGAAATTTGCTGGTAAGCCAATGTACCGCACCTCAACCGGTCTGGCGCTGAAGAAAACCGCGCAGGAACTGGATAAAGCAGTAGCAGAAGCGAAGCCGTACAAAGCGGCAGCGGCCGGGCAGAGCAATAGCAGTGAAGAAGAGAAGAAAGGCGGCGCAGGGGCTTATCGTCACCTGCTGACCGGTGTTTCTTACATGCTGCCGATGGTGGTCGCGGGTGGTCTGAGCATCGCCCTGTCGTTCGCTTTTGGTATCACAGCCTTTAAAGAGCAGGGCACCCTGGCCGCTGCACTGATGCAAATCGGTGGTGGCAGCGCCTTCGCCCTGATGGTTCCGGTGCTGGCCGGCTTTATCGCCTTCTCCATCGCTGACCGTCCGGGTCTGACGCCTGGTCTGATTGGCGGTATGATCGCCACCAGCATCAATGCGGGCTTCTTAGGCGGTATCATCGCGGGCTTCATTGCAGGTTATGCGGCGAAGCTGATCAGCGGCAAAGTTAAACTGCCGCAGAGTATGGAAGCGCTGAAACCGATACTGATTATTCCGCTGTTCGCCAGCCTGATCACCGGCCTGCTGATGATCTACGTAGTGGGCAAACCGGTTGCGGGCATCATGAATGGCCTGACGCACTGGCTGGCCAACATGGGTACGGCGAATGCAGTCCTGCTGGGTGCCATTCTGGGCGGCATGATGTGTACCGATATGGGTGGGCCGGTGAACAAGGTGGCTTACGCATTTGGTGTCGGCTTACTGAGTTCGCAGACGTATGCACCGATGGCCGCCATCATGGCCGCCGGTATGGTGCCACCGCTGGCGATGGGTCTGGCTACGCTGGTTGCCCGTCGTAAATTCAACAAAGGTCAGCAGGAAGGCGGTAAAGCGGCACTGGTTCTGGGTCTCTGCTTTATCTCTGAAGGTGCGATTCCGTTCGCTGCCCGTGACCCGATGCGCGTACTGCCTTGCTGCATCGTCGGCGGCGCGGTTACCGGCGCGATCTCCATGGCGATTGGCGCAAAACTGATGGCACCGCACGGTGGACTGTTCGTCCTGCTGATCCCTGGCGCAATTACGCCGGTTATCGGTTATCTGATGGCGATTATCATCGGCACCGCGATTGCAGGTCTGAGCTATGCGGTTCTGAAACGTCCGGAAGAGCAGCTGGCGAAAGCCTGA
- the nfo gene encoding deoxyribonuclease IV, which yields MKYIGAHVSAAGGVDQAVIRAHEIEATAFALFTKNQRQWKAAPLSTEVIDAFRAACETYKFSSQQILPHDSFLINLGHPVEEALEKSRAAFIDELQRCDQLGLTLLNFHPGSHLHQIDEEACLKRIAESINIALNQTQNVTAVIENTAGQGSNLGFRFEHLATIIEHVEDKSRVGVCIDTCHAFAGGYDLRTEADCEATFAEFERIVGFNYLRGMHLNDAKSAFDSRVDRHHSLGEGNIGKTAFSWLMKDPRFDGIPLILETINPDIWKDEIAWLKAEQQG from the coding sequence ATGAAATATATTGGCGCACACGTGAGTGCGGCAGGTGGTGTGGATCAGGCCGTGATCCGCGCCCATGAAATAGAAGCCACCGCCTTCGCCCTCTTTACTAAAAATCAGCGTCAGTGGAAGGCCGCCCCGCTCTCCACAGAGGTGATTGATGCTTTTCGCGCCGCCTGCGAGACGTACAAATTCAGTTCGCAGCAAATCCTGCCGCACGACAGTTTTCTGATTAACCTCGGTCACCCGGTCGAAGAGGCGCTGGAGAAATCCCGCGCGGCCTTTATTGATGAACTGCAACGTTGTGACCAGCTCGGCCTGACACTGCTGAACTTCCATCCCGGCAGCCATCTGCATCAGATTGATGAAGAAGCGTGCCTGAAGCGGATTGCGGAGTCGATCAACATCGCGCTCAATCAGACGCAGAACGTGACTGCCGTCATTGAAAATACCGCGGGTCAGGGCAGTAACCTGGGGTTCCGCTTCGAGCATCTCGCCACCATTATTGAGCATGTCGAAGATAAGTCGCGCGTTGGCGTCTGCATTGATACCTGCCATGCGTTTGCCGGCGGTTATGACCTGCGCACCGAAGCGGACTGCGAAGCGACCTTTGCAGAGTTTGAGCGTATTGTCGGCTTTAACTATCTGCGCGGCATGCACCTGAACGATGCCAAAAGCGCCTTTGACAGTCGCGTTGACCGCCATCACAGTCTGGGTGAAGGGAATATCGGTAAAACGGCGTTTAGCTGGCTGATGAAAGATCCGCGGTTTGATGGTATCCCGTTGATTCTTGAAACTATTAATCCTGATATCTGGAAAGATGAGATTGCCTGGCTGAAAGCCGAACAGCAGGGATAG
- a CDS encoding YeiH family protein produces the protein MTELSIPKTHHPVTLWFPGLLLTAAIAGAASWLAQQPAIAAAGLGSLTLAIMLGILVGNSVYTPLASRCDSGVVLAKQKLLRLGIILFGFRITLQQIAEVGLSGILIDALTLSSTFFVTCLLGIRLLKLDRDTVWLIGAGSSICGAAAVLATEPVVKAASSKVAVAIATVVLFGTLAIFIYPLMWPLAHHLFPGLSAAQFGVFTGSTIHEVAQVVAAGHSISPEAENSAVIAKMLRVMMLAPFLLCLSAVIRGKRNASQARQPVTFPWFALLFIAVALFNSLQLLPAALVATLNELAGLLLAMAMAALGLTTRFGALREAGVKPLLLGALVFVWLIAGGGTINLLVQHFMG, from the coding sequence ATGACCGAACTGAGCATCCCTAAAACGCATCATCCCGTTACGCTCTGGTTCCCTGGTCTGCTGCTGACGGCTGCGATTGCCGGGGCAGCCAGCTGGCTGGCGCAGCAACCGGCGATTGCAGCAGCAGGGCTGGGTTCACTGACCCTGGCGATTATGCTGGGGATTCTGGTTGGCAACAGCGTCTATACACCGCTGGCGTCGCGCTGCGACAGTGGCGTGGTGCTGGCTAAACAGAAGCTGCTGCGACTGGGGATCATCCTGTTTGGCTTCCGCATTACCTTACAACAGATTGCTGAGGTCGGTTTAAGCGGCATCCTGATTGATGCGCTGACGCTGAGCAGCACCTTCTTTGTTACCTGCCTGCTGGGCATCCGGCTGCTGAAGCTGGATCGCGATACCGTCTGGCTGATTGGCGCAGGCAGCAGTATCTGTGGGGCTGCGGCCGTACTGGCGACCGAGCCGGTGGTAAAAGCCGCGTCGTCAAAAGTTGCCGTGGCTATCGCGACCGTGGTGCTGTTCGGCACCCTGGCCATCTTTATCTATCCGCTGATGTGGCCGCTGGCGCATCACCTGTTTCCGGGGCTGAGTGCCGCGCAGTTTGGGGTCTTCACCGGCTCAACCATCCATGAAGTGGCGCAGGTCGTGGCCGCCGGGCACAGCATCAGCCCGGAGGCTGAGAACAGCGCCGTGATTGCCAAAATGCTGCGGGTAATGATGCTGGCGCCGTTCCTGCTCTGCCTGAGCGCGGTAATCCGCGGCAAACGCAACGCGAGCCAGGCGCGTCAGCCGGTGACCTTTCCCTGGTTCGCCCTGCTGTTTATCGCGGTCGCGCTGTTTAACTCGCTGCAACTGTTGCCTGCGGCGTTGGTGGCCACGCTGAATGAGCTGGCGGGTCTGCTGCTGGCGATGGCGATGGCCGCGCTGGGCTTAACCACCCGTTTCGGGGCATTGCGTGAGGCGGGCGTTAAACCGCTGTTGCTGGGCGCGCTGGTGTTTGTCTGGTTGATTGCGGGCGGCGGCACCATCAATCTGCTGGTGCAACATTTCATGGGCTAG
- a CDS encoding YkvA family protein, translating to MIVSRLRRWATLIKRDVFVLWFAFRDPRTPWWNKLGMLGLVAYGVSPIDLIPDVIPFVGLLDDAVIIPTGIMILLRLLPQEVRISSSERAQSQRSRGKKIAGWLVVVGLIWLALIIYLVRHSLS from the coding sequence ATGATAGTTTCGCGTCTGCGCCGCTGGGCGACGCTGATCAAAAGAGATGTGTTCGTGCTGTGGTTTGCCTTTCGCGATCCGCGCACACCCTGGTGGAACAAGCTGGGCATGCTGGGACTGGTTGCTTATGGGGTCAGCCCGATCGATCTCATCCCGGATGTGATCCCGTTTGTTGGTCTGCTGGATGACGCGGTGATTATTCCCACGGGCATCATGATTCTGTTGCGGCTGCTGCCACAAGAGGTGCGCATCAGCAGCAGCGAACGCGCACAGTCTCAGCGTTCGCGCGGCAAAAAGATTGCAGGCTGGCTGGTCGTGGTTGGGCTGATCTGGCTGGCGTTAATTATTTACCTTGTCAGGCATTCACTGAGTTAA
- the yieE gene encoding DNA-binding transcriptional regulator YeiE yields the protein MHITLRQIEVFTEVLKSGSTTQASQLLALSQSAVSAALADLESQLGVQLFDRVGKRLVLNEHGRLLYPRAVGLLEQAGEIEQLFKEDNGAIRIFASSTIGNYLLPGMMAAYRRDFPGLPLELSVGNSQDVIQAVSDFRVDVGLIEGPCHMTELVSEPWLEDELVVFAAPDAAILQQSVTLKTLAEAPWILRERGSGTREIVDYLLLSHLPSFQLGMELGNSEAIKHAVRHGMGISCLSRRVIADLLEAGTLTELTIPLPRLTRTLYRIHHRQKHISKALTRFLSYCRE from the coding sequence ATGCACATTACGCTGCGGCAAATCGAAGTGTTTACCGAAGTGCTGAAAAGCGGTTCCACTACTCAGGCGTCGCAACTGCTGGCGCTGTCACAGTCGGCGGTCAGCGCGGCGCTGGCCGATCTGGAAAGTCAGCTCGGGGTGCAGTTGTTTGATCGGGTCGGCAAACGGCTGGTGCTGAATGAGCATGGGCGACTGCTCTATCCGCGTGCGGTCGGTCTGCTGGAGCAGGCGGGCGAAATTGAGCAGCTATTCAAAGAGGATAACGGCGCGATCCGCATCTTCGCCAGCAGCACTATTGGTAACTATCTGCTGCCGGGCATGATGGCGGCCTATCGTCGTGACTTTCCTGGTCTGCCGCTGGAGCTGAGCGTCGGTAACAGTCAGGATGTGATTCAGGCGGTTTCCGATTTCCGCGTGGATGTCGGCCTGATTGAAGGGCCGTGCCATATGACCGAACTGGTCAGCGAACCCTGGCTGGAAGATGAGCTAGTGGTATTTGCCGCGCCCGATGCCGCGATTCTGCAACAGTCGGTGACGCTGAAAACCCTGGCAGAAGCGCCGTGGATTCTGCGTGAACGTGGCTCCGGCACCCGGGAAATCGTCGATTATCTGCTGCTGTCACACCTGCCGAGTTTTCAGCTGGGTATGGAGCTCGGCAACTCAGAAGCGATCAAGCATGCAGTGCGGCACGGCATGGGGATCAGCTGCCTGTCGCGCCGGGTAATTGCCGATCTGCTGGAGGCGGGCACGCTGACAGAACTGACGATTCCGTTGCCGCGTCTGACCCGGACGCTCTATCGCATCCATCACCGGCAGAAGCATATTTCAAAGGCACTGACGCGCTTTTTGTCCTATTGCCGTGAGTGA
- a CDS encoding amino acid permease, producing the protein MHNDSKTTQQPALRRALKARHLTMIAIGGSIGTGLFVASGATIAQAGPGGALLSYMLIGLMVYFLMTSLGELAAFMPVSGSFATYGAKYVEEGFGFALGWNYWYNWAVTIAVDLVASQLVMTYWFPDTPGWIWSALFLGLIFLLNYISVKGFGEAEYWFSLIKVATVIIFIIVGVLMITGIMRGAEHAGWQNWQVGDAPFAGGFAAMIGVAMIVGFSFQGTELIGIAAGESEDPAKNIPRAVRQIFWRILLFYVFAILIISLILPYTDPQLLHNDIDDISVSPFTLVFRNAGLLSAAAVMNAVILTAVLSAGNSGMYASTRMLYNLASEGKAPRIFAKLSKGGVPRNALWATTVVAGLCFLTSKFGNQEVYLWLLNTSGMTGFIAWLGIAISHYRFRRGYVAQGRDLNDLPYRSGFFPLGPIFAFVLCLIITLGQNYQAFLNDSIDWYGVAATYIGLPLFLIIWFGYKLTRGSRFVKYSEMEFPVHKD; encoded by the coding sequence ATGCATAATGACTCAAAAACAACACAACAACCTGCATTACGACGTGCGTTAAAAGCCCGTCATCTGACGATGATCGCCATCGGCGGCTCCATCGGTACCGGCCTGTTTGTCGCTTCCGGCGCAACGATTGCTCAGGCTGGTCCTGGCGGGGCACTGCTCTCCTACATGCTGATCGGCCTGATGGTCTACTTCCTGATGACCAGTCTCGGTGAGCTGGCAGCCTTCATGCCCGTATCCGGTTCTTTCGCCACCTACGGCGCAAAATATGTCGAGGAGGGCTTTGGTTTCGCACTCGGCTGGAACTACTGGTACAACTGGGCGGTGACCATCGCGGTTGACCTGGTGGCGTCGCAGCTGGTGATGACCTACTGGTTCCCCGACACGCCGGGCTGGATCTGGAGCGCGCTGTTCCTGGGACTGATATTCCTGCTCAACTACATCTCAGTAAAAGGCTTTGGCGAGGCGGAGTACTGGTTCTCGCTGATCAAAGTGGCCACCGTCATTATCTTTATCATCGTGGGTGTGCTGATGATCACGGGCATCATGCGCGGTGCAGAGCATGCGGGCTGGCAGAACTGGCAGGTGGGCGATGCGCCGTTTGCGGGCGGCTTTGCGGCGATGATCGGCGTGGCGATGATTGTGGGATTCTCCTTCCAGGGCACCGAGCTGATCGGTATCGCGGCGGGCGAATCTGAAGACCCGGCAAAAAATATCCCGCGCGCCGTGCGGCAGATTTTCTGGCGTATCCTGCTGTTCTATGTGTTCGCCATTCTCATTATCAGTCTGATCCTGCCGTACACCGATCCGCAATTACTGCATAACGACATTGATGATATCAGCGTCAGCCCGTTCACCCTGGTGTTCCGCAACGCCGGTCTGCTCTCTGCGGCAGCAGTGATGAATGCGGTTATCCTGACGGCGGTGCTGTCAGCCGGTAACTCCGGTATGTATGCCTCAACGCGCATGCTGTATAACCTGGCCTCCGAAGGCAAGGCACCGCGCATTTTCGCGAAGCTCTCTAAGGGCGGCGTGCCGCGCAATGCCTTATGGGCGACGACCGTCGTGGCCGGGCTGTGCTTCCTGACCTCAAAATTTGGCAACCAGGAGGTTTATCTGTGGCTGCTGAACACCTCAGGCATGACCGGTTTTATCGCCTGGCTAGGTATTGCCATCAGTCACTATCGCTTCCGTCGCGGCTATGTCGCCCAGGGACGTGATCTGAACGATCTGCCATACCGTTCCGGCTTCTTCCCGCTGGGACCGATTTTTGCTTTCGTGCTCTGCCTGATCATTACGCTGGGTCAGAACTATCAGGCCTTCCTCAACGACAGCATCGACTGGTATGGCGTAGCGGCAACCTATATTGGTCTTCCGCTGTTCCTGATTATCTGGTTCGGCTACAAACTGACGCGCGGCAGCCGTTTCGTGAAGTACAGCGAGATGGAGTTCCCGGTTCATAAAGATTAG
- a CDS encoding FecCD family ABC transporter permease, translating to MTTETSLLAGEETLHHTMQNYHQVLRRRLIWIGVLLVAIVASLILDFTLGPAGLSLDTLWNTLLSPDSVDAGTRVIVWDIRLPYALMALVVGLSLGLAGAEMQTILNNPLASPFTLGVSSAAAFGAALAIILGIGIPGIPDQWLISANAFVFALFAALMLDAVTRWTQVSSAGVVLFGIALVFTFNALVSMMQFIASEDTLQGLVFWTMGSLARASWEKLGVLTVALAILVPFSMMSSWKLTALRLGEDRAVSFGIDVRRLRLTTLLRISILSALAVAFVGPIGFIGLVAPHIARMMFGEDHRFYLPASALVGALVLSLASVASKNLLPGVIIPVGIVTSLIGVPFFLSIILRHRGTV from the coding sequence ATGACTACTGAAACTTCGCTGCTGGCGGGGGAAGAGACGCTTCACCACACCATGCAAAACTACCATCAGGTGCTGCGCCGCCGCCTGATCTGGATTGGCGTATTACTGGTGGCTATTGTCGCCTCGCTGATCCTCGACTTCACGCTGGGTCCGGCCGGACTCTCACTTGATACGCTGTGGAATACGCTGCTCAGCCCCGACAGCGTCGATGCCGGCACCCGCGTGATTGTCTGGGACATTCGTCTGCCCTATGCGCTGATGGCGCTGGTGGTAGGGCTGTCGCTGGGTCTGGCAGGTGCAGAGATGCAGACCATCCTGAATAACCCGCTGGCCAGCCCGTTTACACTCGGTGTCTCCTCGGCGGCAGCGTTTGGTGCCGCGCTGGCGATCATTCTCGGCATCGGTATTCCCGGCATTCCTGATCAGTGGTTAATCTCTGCCAATGCCTTTGTCTTTGCGCTGTTTGCCGCGCTGATGCTGGATGCCGTGACCCGCTGGACGCAGGTTTCGTCGGCGGGCGTGGTGCTGTTCGGTATTGCACTGGTCTTCACCTTTAACGCGTTAGTTTCAATGATGCAGTTCATCGCCAGTGAAGACACCCTGCAGGGTCTGGTGTTCTGGACCATGGGCAGCCTGGCGCGTGCTTCCTGGGAAAAGCTGGGTGTACTGACCGTAGCGCTGGCCATTCTGGTGCCGTTCTCAATGATGAGCAGCTGGAAGCTGACGGCGCTGCGTCTGGGTGAAGATCGCGCGGTGAGCTTTGGTATTGATGTACGTCGTCTGCGCCTGACCACCCTGCTGCGTATCAGTATTCTCTCGGCGCTGGCGGTGGCGTTTGTTGGCCCGATCGGCTTCATCGGGCTGGTCGCGCCGCATATTGCCCGCATGATGTTTGGTGAAGATCACCGCTTCTATCTGCCCGCCAGTGCGCTGGTTGGCGCGCTGGTGCTGTCGCTGGCATCAGTCGCCTCGAAAAACCTGCTCCCCGGCGTGATCATCCCTGTCGGCATCGTCACCTCACTGATTGGCGTGCCGTTCTTCCTGAGTATTATTCTGCGTCATCGGGGGACGGTATGA